The following proteins are co-located in the Candidatus Paracaedibacter acanthamoebae genome:
- a CDS encoding pentapeptide repeat-containing protein gives MSDKFFTLKLIVVSIILFPLWERVEAKEDDLISLHNQIHQGQDVYAAGFNLHGADLKDLNLKNINFSGANLKEVDFSRTNLKGANFSRANLAGAICEDAEMSKANFFRANLKGANFTGANLNGAKLKEARVLHLKYGSVRSAKGTLFENKSVLLKRLMEEEKVYAIKKVFLAGEIPSIPIKRIFSLQIIHKYLQEKLASLSKKGQEYIILDFRSLKEPPSSSLVEVQTDKAEECLNFLQAPLFRTLVKRVIPICKNQALIIFLQNESSILWDKKPLCATLDLHGKTPLLLKYQWIDNFIQKSCRHKVYAIEIITGRGLHNPEGKMGILWSLCREYLLSKKFQPYVHEIYSISKQGGWRIVLKKVNQVKSVKRKKERFYKTMSFQGANPAFKTQKLILISSDQALNQQEKLTPAVKFKKSKRKSRVRRVTPPNYPKRNLLTYAKVASTAGSSSTCKTKKATPMVIIGKKSKGPARTKKHVASSINSRSPSKPKGHSAKGKDKS, from the coding sequence TTGAGTGATAAATTTTTTACTTTAAAACTTATAGTTGTCTCCATTATTTTATTTCCTTTATGGGAGAGGGTAGAGGCTAAAGAGGATGATTTAATAAGTTTGCATAATCAAATACATCAAGGGCAAGACGTTTATGCCGCAGGTTTTAATTTACACGGGGCAGATCTTAAAGACTTAAACCTTAAAAATATTAATTTTTCAGGAGCAAATTTAAAGGAAGTAGATTTTTCAAGGACGAATTTAAAAGGGGCAAATTTTTCAAGAGCGAATTTAGCAGGAGCGATCTGTGAGGATGCGGAAATGTCCAAAGCGAATTTTTTTCGTGCAAACCTAAAAGGAGCAAATTTCACAGGTGCAAATCTTAATGGAGCAAAGCTTAAGGAAGCCAGAGTACTTCATTTAAAATATGGTTCTGTACGTTCAGCAAAAGGGACCTTGTTTGAAAATAAAAGTGTGCTTTTGAAAAGATTAATGGAAGAAGAAAAGGTTTATGCTATTAAAAAGGTATTTCTGGCAGGAGAGATACCTTCCATTCCTATAAAGAGAATTTTTTCCTTACAAATTATTCATAAGTATTTGCAGGAAAAATTAGCTAGCTTAAGTAAAAAAGGGCAAGAATATATAATTCTCGATTTCCGTTCCTTAAAGGAACCACCCTCTTCCTCTCTTGTAGAGGTTCAAACTGATAAAGCTGAAGAATGTTTAAATTTTTTACAGGCGCCTCTTTTTAGAACTTTAGTCAAAAGAGTAATACCTATTTGTAAGAATCAAGCTTTAATAATCTTTCTACAAAATGAAAGCAGTATATTGTGGGATAAAAAGCCTCTCTGTGCTACGCTTGATCTTCATGGAAAAACACCTCTATTACTTAAGTATCAATGGATTGATAATTTTATTCAGAAATCTTGCCGCCATAAAGTCTATGCTATAGAAATTATTACGGGCAGAGGACTCCATAATCCTGAAGGTAAAATGGGAATTTTATGGAGTTTATGTCGTGAATATTTATTGAGTAAAAAGTTCCAGCCTTATGTGCATGAAATTTATTCCATAAGTAAGCAAGGGGGATGGAGAATTGTTCTTAAAAAAGTTAATCAAGTAAAATCAGTAAAAAGAAAAAAAGAACGCTTTTATAAAACTATGAGTTTTCAAGGAGCAAATCCAGCCTTTAAAACCCAAAAATTGATCCTCATTTCTTCAGACCAAGCTTTAAATCAACAGGAAAAATTGACTCCTGCTGTAAAATTTAAAAAGTCAAAAAGAAAGTCTAGAGTTAGGCGAGTAACTCCCCCCAATTACCCAAAGCGTAATCTTCTGACATATGCAAAAGTCGCTTCTACCGCCGGCAGCTCAAGCACTTGTAAGACTAAAAAGGCCACACCGATGGTAATAATTGGCAAAAAGAGTAAAGGTCCTGCCCGAACAAAAAAGCATGTTGCCTCAAGCATTAATTCGCGAAGCCCTTCTAAACCTAAGGGGCATAGTGCTAAAGGTAAGGATAAATCGTAA